A genomic region of Strigops habroptila isolate Jane chromosome 20, bStrHab1.2.pri, whole genome shotgun sequence contains the following coding sequences:
- the CACTIN gene encoding cactin, translating to MGSGSRSPARRHRELARERSGSREKRRRRRSRSGGRRREPSSGSDSGDERQKWKQKKSRSREQHHSSRRRHRSRSRGSSSERERDQRRARSRERRRRDGSKSSVSSVSSPSPPRCRGREETGQQLSLQERLRLKEEKKKQAALMKALETPEEKRARRLAKKEAKERKKREKMGWGEEYMGYTNTDNPFGDNNLLGTFIWSKALEKKGISHLDEKDLKERNKRIQEDNRLELQKVKQLRLEREREKAMREQELEMLQREKEAEHFKTWEEQEDNFHLQQAKLRSKIRIRDGRAKPIDLLAKYISAEDDDLAVEMHEPYTFLNGLTVSDMEDLVEDIQVYMELEQGKNVDFWRDMTIITEDEIAKLRKLEASGKGGPGERRDGVNASVSSDVQSVFKGKTYNQLQVLYQGIESKIRAGGPNLDIGYWESLLQQLKAYMARARLRERHQDVLRQKLYKLKQEQGVESEPLFPIIKQELASPSDRLDPEEMVQPGPSSEPEAEQDAEAKGEAVLMEEDLIQQSLDDYDAGKYSPRLLSTNELPFDAHVLEAEEDTHRLLLLRQQLQVTGDATESTDDIFFRKAKEGMGADEAQFSVEMPLTGKAYLWADKYRPRKPRFFNRVHTGFEWNKYNQTHYDFDNPPPKIVQGYKFNIFYPDLIDKRSTPEYFLEACQDNKDFAILRFHAGPPYEDIAFKIVNREWEYSHRHGFRCQFANGIFQLWFHFKRYRYRR from the exons ATGGGCTCGGGTTCGCGCAGCCCCGCGCGGCGGCACCGGGAGCTGGCCCGGGAGCGCTCCGGCAGCCGGGagaagcggcggcggcggcgcagcCGGAGCGGGGGGCGCCGGCGGGAGCCAAGCTCGGG CTCCGATTCCGGCGATGAGAggcagaaatggaagcagaagaagagcagaagccgggagcagcaccacagcagccGCAGGAGGCACCGCTCGCGCTCGCGGGGGTCGAGCTCCGAGCGTGAGCGGGACCAGAGGAGAGCCCGGAGCAGGGAGCGGAGGAGGAGAGACGGCTCCAAGTCTTCCGTGTCTTCTGTCAgctccccctccccgccgcgcTGCCGGGGCCGGGAGGAGAcagggcagcagctgagccTCCAGGAGCGCCTGAggctgaaggaggagaagaagaagcaGGCTGCGCTCATGAAGGCCTTGGAGACGCCTGAGGAGAAGCGGGCTCGGCGGCTGGCCAAGAAGGAGGccaaggagaggaagaagcGGGAGAAgatggggtggggagaggagtACATGGGTTACACCAACACTGACAATCCCTTTGGAGACAACAATCTGCTGGGCACCTTCATCTGGAGCAAG gcactggaaaagaaaggaatcaGCCACTTGGATGAAAAGGACCTGAAGGAGAGGAACAAGCGAATTCAGGAGGACAATCgcctggagctgcagaag GTGAAGCAGCTGCGCCTGGAGCGAGAGCGGGAGAAGGCGATGcgtgagcaggagctggagatgctgcagcGGGAGAAGGAGGCAGAACACTTCAAAAcctgggaggagcaggaggacaACTTCCACCTGCAGCAGGCCAAGCTGCG GTCCAAGATCCGGATTCGGGATGGGAGAGCGAAACCTATTGACCTTCTGGCCAAGTACATCAGTGCAGAGGATGATGACCTGGCCGTGGAGATGCACGAGCCCTACACCTTCCTGAACGGCCTGACCGTCTCTGACATGGAGGATCTGGTGGAGGACATCCAG GTTTACATGGAGCTGGAGCAAGGGAAGAATGTGGACTTCTGGAGGGACATGACTATCATCACGGAAGATGAGATAGCCAAGCTCCGCAAGCTGGAGGCCTCTGGGAAAGGAGGACCAG GAGAGCGTCGGGATGGCGTCAATGCCTCGGTCAGCTCCGATGTGCAGTCCGTGTTCAAAGGGAAGACGTACAACCAGCTGCAAGTGCTGTACCAGGGCATTGAGAGCAAGATCCGGGCAGGAGGCCCCAACCTGGACATTGGGTACTGGGAGagtctgctgcagcagctgaaggctTACATGGCTCGGGCCAG GCTGCGGGAGCGGCACCAGGATGTGCTGCGCCAGAAGCTGTACAAGTtgaagcaggagcagggtgTGGAGAGTGAACCGCTCTTCCCCATCATCAAGCAGGAGCTGGCCTCCCCCAGCGACAG GCTGGATCCAGAGGAGATGGTACAGCCAGGGCCGTCCTCGGAGCCAGAGGCTGAGCAGGATGCAGAGGCCAAGGGAGAGGCTGTGCTGATGGAGGAGGACCTGATCCAGCAGAGCCTGGATGACTACGATGCAGGGAAGTACAGCCCCCGGCTGCTGAGCACCAACGAGCTGCCCTTCGATGCCCACGTGCTGGAGGCCGAGGAGGACACTCATCGCCTGCTGCTCCTGCGTCAGCAGCTGCAGGTCACAG GTGATGCCACTGAGAGCACTGATGACATCTTCTTCCGTAAGGCTAAGGAGGGAATGGGTGCAGACGAGGCACAGTTCAGCGTGGAGATGCCCCTTACAGGCAAAGCTTACCTCTGGGCTGACAAGTACCGGCCCCGTAAGCCCCGCTTCTTCAACCGGGTGCACACGGGCTTCGAGTGGAACAAGTACAACCAGACCCACTACGACTTTGACAACCCTCCTCCCAAGATCGTGCAGGGCTACAAGTTCAACATCTTCTACCCCGACCTGATCGACAAGCGCTCGACGCCCGAGTACTTCCTGGAGGCCTGTCAGGACAACAAGGACTTTGCCATCCTGCGCTTCCACGCCGGGCCGCCCTACGAGGACATCGCCTTCAAGATTGTCAACCGCGAGTGGGAGTATTCCCACCGGCATGGCTTCCGCTGCCAGTTTGCCAACGGGATCTTCCAGCTCTGGTTCCACTTCAAGCGGTACCGCTACCGCAGATGA